DNA sequence from the Bacteroidales bacterium genome:
GCCTTCCTGCATTTCCCCATCGCCATGAACGCTGTAAACCCGCCATGCTGCTATATCCATTTTAGCAGAAATAGCCATTCCGACTGCTACTGAAAGGCCTTGTCCCAGTGAGCCGGCTGACAGCTCGAGACCGGGAAGACCATGATCCCGACCCGGATGCCCCTGCAGTCTTGATCCGAACTTCCTCAGGGTCAATAGTTCCTCACGGGGGAAATATCCGGCATGTGCCAGGGTCGTATATAGCACCGGCGCAACATGACCGATAGAAAGAATAAGCCGGTCGCGATCCGCCCAGGATGGATCCTCCGGCCTATGCTTCAAGACGTGAAAATATAGTGTTGTAAAGAGATCTGCCAGGCCAAGAGACCCTCCTGTATGGCCGCTACCGGCCTCGGTTATACTGCGCAGGATATCGGCCCGGATTTCCCGGGATCTGGACCTGAGAGCAGCTAAGATCTTATCATCCAAATGCCCATTTCTTAGAGATGTCATGGCCGGCTACTGAAATAAGTTCAATAATGTCCGCACTCTTTTTCATGGTTTCATTCTGGTTCTTCACCATTCCGTAAATCAGGTTAAGGTTGTTGTTCCAGGTAAGCTTATCTTTCTTATAGTTTGCTGAAAATTTGCCCATAACCGAGAATGCAACAGAATTCACCCCACCTGCCGTCCAATTGCTGAAGGATGCCTGGTTTTTTGGCGGTTTAAGCCACCTGTCAAGCCATTTGAAGAATGTCCTTTGCCAGAGGATTCCATTCTGGGGTTTGAGCACCCAATGGTTTTCATCGGGAAAATAGATCATTTGGGATGGGATATCCAATAATTGGGCTGCATTAAAAGCCATCATTCCCTGGGTTGCAACAACACGATAATCTTTTTCGCTATGACTGATTAAAATAGGTGTGTCCCAGTTCTTTACAAATAGGTGTGGAGAATTTGCATAGCTTTTCTGCACAACGGGCTTATCTTTATCCCAGGGGGCTCCTCCCATATCCCAATTTGGGAACCACTGTTCTTCGGTTTCCAAATAAGCACTTTCCATATTAAACATGCCATCGTGAGCGATGAAAGCACGGAACCTTTTTTCGTGATGCCCGGCCAGCCAGTAAACTGTGAATCCGCCATAACTGGCTCCTACAGCTCCAAGGTTCTGGTCATCGATATAAGGATCTTTGGATACTACATCAATGGCAGTCAGCAGATCCTGCATGTTCTGCCCGCCATAATCACCACTGATCTGTTCTTTCCACGCCTGGCCAAACCCGGGAACGCCACGCCGGTTAGGGGCTACAACAATATAATCGTTGGCTACCATCATCTGGAAATTCCATCGGTACGACCAGAACTGGCTGACGGCGCTTTGCGGACCTCCCTGGCAGTAAAGCAGTGCCGGGTATTGGTTCCGCTCATCAAAGTGTGGTGGATAAATGACCCAGGTCAGCATTTTTTGCCCGTCTGTAGTAGGTATAAACCGTTTTTCAATTTTGCCCAACGTGAGTTGGCTGAGGATATCTTTATTCGTGAAAGTGAGCTGTGTTTCCTGTCCACCGGCAACAGGGACGGAAAATATCTCGGTCGGTAAGGCCATCGTCATCATCGTGGCCATCAACCGGTCACCGGCAGGTTGAGCAGCGGTAAAATCGTGAATTCCGCTGGTGAGTTGGGTGAATGTTCCACTCAGGTTAAGATTGAAAATTTCTTTGGATCCATACCAATAAGCCAGGAAATAGATGGATTGACTGTCATCTGCCCATACCAGGTGTTCTGCATCCTGGTCGAAATAACCCGTGTAATCCACACGTGAATTCGTTTCCAGGCCGTAAACCATGATCCTGTTCTTATCGGCTTCATAACCATCGCGTTCCATGCTCGACCACGCAATATATTTCCCGTCAGGTGAGTACAACGGCGCCATATCATAACCCATCATTCCATTAGTGAAATTAACGGTTTGCTTTGTTTCCAGGTCATAGATATAAATGTCGGAGTTAGTTGATATGGCGTATGCCTTGCCTTCTTTCTTTACACAGGAATATGCGAGCAATTTTCCGTCAGGGTGCCATGAAAGCTGTTCCATTCCGCCAAAGGGTTTATTCGGGAAATCGAACGGTTCACCTTCTAAAATATCGACCGGATTGGTCATCTTTTCACCAGCCAGGTCAGCAATGAACAAATGGCTGTATGTCTCACGCCATTCATCCCAATGACGGAACATCATCTTGTTAATAACCTTTCCGCTTGTAAAGGGTAAACCTTCAAATAAATCTTGTGAGTCCTTTTCTTTGAGATTAACTTCAGCAGAAAAGGCGACTTTTTTAAAATCCGGGGAATATTTAAACCCATTAATGCCTCCTTCGAAATCGCTGATCTGGTTTTTAACGGAACCATCGGGATTCATTTCCCATATCTGGGCACTGCCGCCTGCAGTTGAAAGAAATCCAATCTTTTTTCCATCCGGGCGCCAGAGATAGTTAAACTCATTTTCAGGCGTTTTAGTGAGTTGCTTTAAATCTGAGCCGTCA
Encoded proteins:
- a CDS encoding alpha/beta fold hydrolase, which encodes MRSHAVIALTVLTLALFSCQPKVKEVPLIGKKELKLATDRLTPEVLWSLGRVGEFEVSPDRKQVLFSITYYDIQQNKSNRELYLMSVDGSDLKQLTKTPENEFNYLWRPDGKKIGFLSTAGGSAQIWEMNPDGSVKNQISDFEGGINGFKYSPDFKKVAFSAEVNLKEKDSQDLFEGLPFTSGKVINKMMFRHWDEWRETYSHLFIADLAGEKMTNPVDILEGEPFDFPNKPFGGMEQLSWHPDGKLLAYSCVKKEGKAYAISTNSDIYIYDLETKQTVNFTNGMMGYDMAPLYSPDGKYIAWSSMERDGYEADKNRIMVYGLETNSRVDYTGYFDQDAEHLVWADDSQSIYFLAYWYGSKEIFNLNLSGTFTQLTSGIHDFTAAQPAGDRLMATMMTMALPTEIFSVPVAGGQETQLTFTNKDILSQLTLGKIEKRFIPTTDGQKMLTWVIYPPHFDERNQYPALLYCQGGPQSAVSQFWSYRWNFQMMVANDYIVVAPNRRGVPGFGQAWKEQISGDYGGQNMQDLLTAIDVVSKDPYIDDQNLGAVGASYGGFTVYWLAGHHEKRFRAFIAHDGMFNMESAYLETEEQWFPNWDMGGAPWDKDKPVVQKSYANSPHLFVKNWDTPILISHSEKDYRVVATQGMMAFNAAQLLDIPSQMIYFPDENHWVLKPQNGILWQRTFFKWLDRWLKPPKNQASFSNWTAGGVNSVAFSVMGKFSANYKKDKLTWNNNLNLIYGMVKNQNETMKKSADIIELISVAGHDISKKWAFG